In the Sinorhizobium arboris LMG 14919 genome, one interval contains:
- a CDS encoding transporter, which yields MNLISPDIPGLVWAYRFVPGESRCQRIAADSPIESLEAGEDWIWLHLALSDARTPALIERIGNLPQEAIATLTSHDTQAAITVADDVVHGTLVDFERTFDAVTQTIGWLHFAVSDRMIITTRLHPLRSIDRVKAAVEKSARCSRPIDLFEMLVVEFQRTLITLVLELTEELNVIEEHVYGEAGHRKQPGLAPLRRTVVRLHRHLRTVLALLRRCGALEEDEVPPGFVDVAERLSDRLEAVDRDVFALQERARLLHEEIDSKISSETNRHLYILSLMTAFLLPPTLVTGFFGMNTGALPFSEGSGTAFAGLLIASSTGLAWLVLKRIGIL from the coding sequence ATGAATCTGATTTCACCCGACATACCGGGCCTCGTCTGGGCCTACCGGTTCGTGCCGGGAGAAAGCCGCTGTCAGCGCATAGCCGCCGATTCGCCCATCGAAAGCCTTGAGGCAGGCGAAGACTGGATCTGGCTGCACCTTGCGCTCAGCGACGCGCGCACACCGGCGCTGATCGAGCGGATCGGCAATCTTCCGCAGGAGGCAATCGCGACGCTGACGAGCCACGACACGCAGGCGGCGATCACGGTCGCGGATGACGTCGTACACGGCACGCTGGTCGATTTCGAGCGAACATTTGATGCGGTGACGCAAACGATCGGCTGGCTTCATTTCGCCGTCAGCGACCGGATGATCATCACCACGCGCCTGCATCCGCTGAGAAGCATCGACCGGGTGAAGGCGGCCGTGGAGAAGAGCGCCAGATGCAGTCGCCCGATCGACCTCTTCGAGATGCTCGTCGTGGAATTCCAGCGCACACTGATCACGCTGGTCCTCGAGCTGACGGAGGAATTGAACGTCATCGAGGAGCATGTCTATGGCGAGGCCGGGCACAGGAAGCAGCCAGGTCTGGCGCCGTTGCGCCGGACCGTCGTGCGGTTGCACCGACACTTAAGGACCGTGCTCGCCCTGTTGCGCCGGTGCGGAGCCTTGGAAGAGGACGAGGTGCCGCCGGGCTTCGTCGACGTGGCCGAGAGACTCTCGGATCGGCTGGAGGCCGTCGACCGCGATGTATTCGCCCTTCAGGAACGCGCAAGGCTGCTCCACGAGGAAATCGACAGCAAGATTTCCTCGGAGACGAACCGCCACCTCTATATCCTCTCGCTGATGACCGCCTTCCTGCTGCCGCCAACACTCGTCACCGGCTTCTTCGGCATGAACACGGGGGCGCTCCCCTTTTCCGAGGGCAGCGGCACCGCCTTCGCGGGACTGCTCATTGCCTCGTCCACCGGCCTCGCCTGGCTCGTCCTCAAGCGTATCGGCATTCTCTGA
- a CDS encoding acyl-CoA dehydrogenase: protein MYKAPVEEIAFTLKHVAGMAEALETGAFGELGEDLVGAILAESGRFASEEVAPLGDAGDRQGSRLVDGAVETPEGWRDLYRNWIAGGWNGLTAPEAFGGQNLPHMLHVAAMEMWNSGSMAFALGPTLTMGAVEALEKHGTDALKATFLPKMVSGEWMGTMNLTEPHAGSDLGVLKTRAERREDGTYRIFGQKIFITWGEHDFTDNIVHLVLARLPDAPPGTKGISLFLVPKFLVDEDGSLGKRNDVFCHSLEHKLGIHGSPTCTMIYGDGKFGGEKGAIGYLVGEENRGLACMFTMMNNARLAVGMQGVAIAEAATQKAIAYAKERTQGRAPGWSGEGMSPIIEHPDIARTLLTMKALTQGSRAIAYACAHAVDMAHAAQGEVARRWQERSSLLTPIAKSFATDAGVDVASMGIQVHGGMGFIEETGAARYLRDARIAPIYEGTNGIQAIDLVTRKLPLSDGAQVRGFIAELREVAAAVAASNREGFGETAARLDAAVTDLEEATEWLLSRLREGKLAEALAGATAYQRLFGLALTGVYLAKGGLAEAGDGRQDRRVALCRFAAENLLSETGALKDRVVNGAESLAAARSILD from the coding sequence ATGTATAAGGCACCGGTCGAAGAGATCGCATTCACCCTGAAGCACGTGGCCGGCATGGCCGAGGCTCTCGAAACCGGGGCGTTCGGCGAACTCGGCGAGGACCTCGTAGGCGCGATCCTCGCCGAATCCGGGCGCTTCGCATCGGAAGAGGTGGCGCCGCTCGGCGACGCGGGCGACCGGCAGGGGTCGCGGCTCGTCGATGGCGCCGTCGAGACGCCGGAGGGCTGGCGGGACCTCTACCGGAACTGGATCGCGGGCGGCTGGAACGGTCTGACGGCTCCCGAGGCCTTCGGCGGGCAGAACCTGCCGCACATGTTGCACGTTGCCGCCATGGAAATGTGGAACAGCGGTTCCATGGCGTTCGCGCTTGGGCCGACGCTCACCATGGGTGCAGTCGAAGCGCTCGAAAAGCATGGTACCGACGCACTGAAGGCGACCTTCCTGCCGAAGATGGTCTCGGGGGAATGGATGGGGACGATGAACCTGACCGAGCCGCATGCCGGATCGGATCTCGGCGTGCTCAAGACCCGTGCCGAGCGCCGCGAGGACGGCACCTACCGCATCTTTGGGCAGAAGATCTTCATCACCTGGGGCGAGCACGATTTCACCGACAATATCGTCCATCTGGTGCTCGCACGGCTGCCGGATGCGCCGCCCGGGACGAAGGGGATTTCGCTGTTTCTCGTGCCGAAGTTTCTCGTCGACGAGGACGGTTCGCTCGGCAAGCGCAACGATGTCTTCTGCCATTCGCTGGAGCACAAGCTCGGCATCCACGGATCGCCGACCTGCACGATGATCTATGGCGACGGCAAGTTCGGCGGCGAGAAGGGGGCGATCGGCTATCTGGTCGGCGAGGAGAATCGGGGTCTCGCCTGCATGTTCACGATGATGAACAATGCGCGGCTTGCGGTTGGAATGCAGGGCGTCGCGATCGCAGAGGCCGCCACCCAGAAGGCGATCGCCTATGCGAAGGAGCGCACGCAGGGCCGCGCGCCGGGATGGAGCGGTGAGGGTATGAGCCCGATCATCGAACATCCGGACATTGCCCGCACGCTGCTTACGATGAAGGCGCTGACGCAGGGATCACGCGCCATCGCCTATGCCTGCGCCCACGCCGTCGACATGGCGCATGCCGCGCAAGGGGAGGTCGCCCGCCGGTGGCAGGAGCGTTCGAGCCTGCTGACGCCGATCGCCAAGTCCTTCGCCACCGACGCCGGCGTCGACGTCGCATCCATGGGCATCCAGGTCCATGGCGGCATGGGCTTCATCGAGGAAACCGGGGCCGCGCGCTATCTCCGCGACGCCCGCATCGCGCCGATCTACGAAGGCACCAACGGCATTCAGGCGATCGACCTCGTCACCCGCAAACTGCCGCTCTCCGATGGCGCACAGGTACGCGGCTTCATCGCCGAGCTCCGGGAGGTCGCTGCTGCCGTTGCCGCGTCGAACAGGGAAGGCTTCGGCGAAACGGCCGCAAGGCTCGATGCGGCGGTTACCGATCTTGAGGAGGCGACCGAATGGCTGCTTTCGAGGCTTCGCGAGGGAAAGCTTGCCGAGGCGCTCGCCGGCGCGACCGCCTATCAGCGCCTGTTCGGCCTTGCGCTGACCGGAGTCTATCTCGCCAAAGGCGGTCTCGCCGAAGCGGGTGATGGGCGGCAGGACCGGCGCGTTGCGCTTTGCCGTTTCGCAGCGGAAAATCTGCTCTCGGAGACGGGCGCGCTCAAGGATCGCGTCGTCAACGGCGCAGAGAGCCTCGCCGCCGCCCGTTCCATACTCGACTGA
- a CDS encoding crotonase/enoyl-CoA hydratase family protein, whose product MTDHVLVERPEAYPGVQLIRFNRPEKKNAITRQMYARMTEALTAAGTDPAIRATAFLGTEGCFSAGNDMADFLAFAMGGSMGGEVLDFLRALAGATKPIVSGVDGLAIGIGTTIHLHCDLTVSSARSVFKTPFVDLALVPEAASSLIVPRIMGHQRAFALLAAGEPLDAAGAREAGLIWKIVDEAAVEEETLALAGRLAKKPPEALRIARGLIRGDRSDVLARIEEEAKHFAAQLKSAEARAAFEAFMRR is encoded by the coding sequence ATGACCGACCACGTACTCGTCGAACGGCCGGAAGCCTATCCCGGCGTTCAGCTTATCCGGTTCAACCGGCCGGAGAAGAAGAACGCCATCACGCGTCAGATGTATGCCAGGATGACGGAAGCGCTGACCGCTGCCGGAACGGATCCCGCCATCCGCGCGACGGCATTCCTCGGAACGGAAGGGTGCTTCTCGGCCGGCAACGACATGGCCGACTTCCTCGCCTTCGCCATGGGGGGCAGCATGGGGGGCGAGGTTCTGGATTTCCTGCGGGCGCTTGCCGGCGCGACGAAACCGATCGTTTCCGGCGTCGACGGACTGGCCATCGGCATCGGCACGACGATCCACCTTCACTGCGACCTGACGGTCTCCTCCGCCCGATCGGTGTTCAAGACCCCGTTCGTCGACTTGGCGCTCGTTCCGGAAGCGGCCTCGAGCCTCATCGTTCCGCGCATCATGGGCCATCAGCGCGCTTTTGCCCTGCTTGCAGCCGGCGAGCCGCTCGACGCCGCCGGTGCGCGCGAGGCCGGGCTGATCTGGAAGATCGTCGACGAGGCTGCCGTCGAGGAGGAAACGCTTGCGCTCGCCGGGCGCCTCGCGAAAAAACCGCCGGAGGCGCTGCGCATTGCCCGCGGCCTCATCCGCGGCGACCGCAGCGACGTGCTCGCCCGGATCGAGGAGGAGGCGAAGCATTTTGCCGCGCAATTGAAGAGTGCAGAGGCGCGAGCAGCCTTCGAAGCCTTCATGCGCCGATAG
- the mcpU gene encoding methyl-accepting chemotaxis protein McpU: MSKRSNLMTRILVAASCVVVGAFAGFSVYIDSLQRAATTKAVEEDIASSGNQAAQSVANWLNGRVTLTAMAADAAGEVADESAIQGILKNEVLTGEFMSTYVGSESGKFMIWPDSKMPEGYDPRQRPWYQQAVKADARVLTEPYIDASSGDLIISAAVPVRHEGKLYGVTGSDFSLKALVAMVNGIDVGGEGFAFLANKDGQILVHPNAKLVTKTLADAFPADTPAIGTGIMHTELDGKPMLVSFVPVKGLPSVEWYVGFALDADVAYSAISQFRVAATVATILAVGAMIAFLATLLSRLVIHPVTDMTGAMEKLAGGNLDIEIPGEERRDQIGSMAAAVAVFRANAVERKRLEDEADSNRSLSERERLEREAQKARDAAEVQHAVDALAMGLGRLADGDLAYRIDSPFADRLDRLRADFNNSVAKLHDTLCAVGANARAIDAGATEIRSAADDLARRTEQQAASVEETAAALEEITTTVRDSAHRAEEVGALVARTRAGAEKSGEVVQNAVEAMHAIEKSSGEISNIIGVIDDIAFQTNLLALNAGVEAARAGEAGKGFAVVAQEVRELAQRSANAAKEIKALITTSGEQVHSGVTLVGDTGRALQAIVAEVQEINQHVSAIVTATREQSTGLQEINTAVNTMDQGTQQNAAMVEQQTAASHGLASEAAALNALLAQFILGETQTASYQATSRRRAA; this comes from the coding sequence TTGTCCAAACGATCGAATCTCATGACGCGCATTCTCGTTGCCGCGTCCTGCGTCGTCGTCGGCGCCTTTGCCGGCTTTTCCGTCTATATCGACAGTCTCCAGCGCGCCGCGACCACAAAAGCAGTCGAGGAGGACATCGCTTCCTCCGGCAATCAGGCGGCGCAGAGCGTCGCCAACTGGCTGAACGGCCGTGTGACGCTGACCGCGATGGCAGCGGACGCTGCAGGCGAGGTGGCGGACGAATCCGCCATTCAGGGAATTCTGAAGAACGAGGTGCTGACGGGCGAGTTCATGTCCACCTATGTCGGCAGCGAGAGCGGCAAGTTCATGATCTGGCCGGACTCGAAGATGCCCGAAGGCTACGACCCGCGTCAGCGTCCGTGGTATCAGCAGGCGGTAAAGGCCGATGCCCGTGTGCTCACGGAGCCCTATATCGACGCTTCGAGTGGCGACCTGATCATCAGCGCCGCGGTGCCTGTCAGGCACGAGGGCAAGCTTTACGGTGTGACCGGCAGCGATTTCTCGCTGAAGGCGCTCGTGGCCATGGTCAACGGCATCGATGTCGGCGGCGAAGGCTTTGCCTTTCTCGCAAACAAGGATGGGCAGATCCTGGTACATCCGAATGCGAAGCTCGTGACGAAGACGCTCGCCGACGCCTTCCCGGCGGATACGCCGGCGATCGGCACCGGCATCATGCACACCGAGCTCGACGGCAAGCCGATGCTCGTGAGCTTCGTGCCGGTGAAGGGCCTCCCGTCGGTCGAATGGTATGTCGGCTTCGCACTCGACGCGGACGTCGCCTATTCGGCGATCAGCCAGTTCCGAGTCGCCGCGACCGTTGCCACGATCCTGGCGGTCGGTGCCATGATCGCCTTCCTCGCGACGCTTCTGAGCCGCCTCGTCATCCATCCGGTAACCGACATGACCGGAGCGATGGAGAAGCTCGCCGGCGGCAATCTCGACATCGAAATCCCCGGCGAGGAGCGGCGTGACCAGATAGGGTCGATGGCGGCGGCCGTCGCGGTCTTCCGCGCCAATGCGGTCGAGCGGAAGCGTCTTGAAGACGAGGCCGACTCCAACCGTTCCCTTTCGGAGCGCGAACGCCTCGAGCGGGAAGCGCAGAAGGCGCGCGATGCTGCCGAGGTCCAGCACGCGGTTGATGCGCTGGCGATGGGTCTCGGCCGGCTGGCCGACGGCGATCTCGCCTACCGGATCGACAGCCCCTTTGCCGATCGCCTGGACCGCCTCCGGGCAGACTTCAACAATTCGGTCGCCAAGCTGCATGACACGCTTTGTGCCGTCGGAGCGAATGCGCGGGCGATCGATGCGGGTGCCACCGAAATCCGCTCGGCCGCCGACGATCTAGCCCGCCGCACCGAACAGCAGGCGGCATCCGTCGAAGAAACGGCCGCTGCCCTCGAGGAGATTACGACGACGGTCCGCGATTCGGCCCACCGGGCCGAGGAAGTGGGTGCGCTCGTCGCCCGCACCCGCGCAGGCGCCGAGAAGTCCGGCGAAGTGGTGCAGAATGCCGTCGAGGCCATGCATGCCATCGAGAAATCGTCCGGCGAAATCTCGAACATCATCGGCGTCATCGACGACATCGCCTTCCAGACCAATCTTCTGGCGCTGAATGCCGGCGTCGAAGCGGCACGGGCCGGCGAGGCCGGTAAGGGCTTCGCCGTGGTCGCTCAGGAAGTGCGTGAACTGGCCCAACGCTCGGCCAATGCCGCCAAGGAAATCAAAGCGCTGATCACCACCTCCGGCGAGCAGGTGCATTCCGGCGTGACGCTGGTCGGCGATACCGGGCGGGCCTTGCAGGCGATCGTCGCCGAGGTGCAGGAGATCAACCAGCATGTAAGCGCGATCGTGACGGCTACGCGCGAGCAGTCGACAGGTCTCCAGGAGATCAACACGGCCGTCAATACGATGGACCAGGGCACTCAGCAGAACGCGGCGATGGTCGAGCAGCAGACGGCCGCGAGCCATGGACTCGCGTCCGAGGCAGCGGCGCTCAACGCGCTGCTCGCCCAGTTCATACTGGGCGAAACGCAAACGGCTTCTTACCAGGCTACGAGCCGCCGCCGCGCAGCCTGA
- a CDS encoding class I SAM-dependent RNA methyltransferase — translation MSTGIVTIDRLGAQGDGIGRTEDGTVYAPFTLPGETVALAVNKASGTLISLKEASPERVEPPCRHFGPEGVNGTCGGCTLQHASDALYHSFKRNLVIDALRSKGLTPEVGSLIIARPGDRRRAVFTARRTEKELLLGYNQMQSHHIVSIGECPITSPGIVSRLAIIRKIAAAMASNAEPFRITVLETDTGLDLAFEGLKLSDPQRRSTVEAVLGERGIARVSLNGEIVIEPVKPAIDFGGVTVSPPPGAFTQATRPAEEAMAHLVLAHLGKAKRVADLFSGIGTFALRIARTARVHAVEGDDRAVKALDFAARNTQGLKPVTAEKRDLFRRPMMTQELKAFDAVVFDPPRAGAETQCHELARSGVKKIAAVSCNPVTLARDLSILTAAGYRITGVTPIDQFLWSAHVETVATLEK, via the coding sequence ATGAGCACCGGGATCGTGACCATCGATCGTCTCGGAGCGCAAGGGGACGGAATCGGCCGGACCGAGGACGGCACCGTCTACGCACCGTTCACGCTACCCGGCGAGACCGTCGCGCTCGCCGTCAACAAGGCGAGCGGCACGCTCATCTCGCTGAAGGAGGCTTCGCCCGAGCGGGTGGAGCCGCCGTGCCGCCACTTCGGCCCGGAAGGCGTCAACGGGACGTGCGGCGGCTGCACGCTGCAGCACGCATCCGACGCGCTTTACCACAGCTTCAAGCGCAATCTCGTCATCGACGCCTTGAGGTCGAAGGGGCTGACGCCGGAGGTCGGGTCGCTGATCATCGCACGACCCGGCGATCGCCGCCGTGCCGTTTTCACGGCCCGGCGGACGGAAAAGGAACTGCTGCTCGGCTATAACCAGATGCAGAGCCACCACATCGTTTCGATCGGCGAATGTCCCATCACCAGCCCGGGCATCGTCTCGCGGCTGGCGATCATCCGCAAGATCGCCGCGGCGATGGCGTCGAACGCCGAACCGTTCCGTATCACCGTGCTCGAAACAGATACGGGCCTCGACCTCGCCTTCGAGGGGCTCAAGCTCAGCGACCCGCAGCGGCGCTCGACCGTCGAGGCGGTTCTGGGCGAACGTGGCATCGCGCGCGTCAGCCTGAACGGCGAGATCGTCATCGAGCCGGTCAAGCCTGCGATCGATTTCGGCGGCGTGACGGTTTCGCCGCCGCCCGGCGCCTTTACCCAGGCCACGCGACCCGCCGAAGAAGCGATGGCACACCTGGTGCTCGCTCACCTCGGCAAGGCGAAGCGCGTCGCCGACCTCTTCTCCGGCATCGGCACATTCGCGCTGAGGATCGCACGAACGGCCCGCGTGCACGCGGTCGAAGGCGACGACAGGGCCGTGAAGGCGCTGGATTTCGCCGCACGCAACACCCAGGGGCTGAAACCGGTAACCGCCGAAAAGCGCGATCTTTTCCGGCGGCCGATGATGACGCAGGAGCTGAAGGCCTTCGACGCCGTGGTTTTCGACCCGCCCCGCGCCGGCGCCGAAACGCAGTGTCACGAGCTTGCCCGATCCGGCGTGAAGAAGATCGCCGCCGTCTCCTGCAATCCGGTGACGCTGGCGCGGGACCTTTCGATCCTGACCGCGGCCGGCTACCGAATTACCGGGGTGACGCCGATCGACCAGTTCCTCTGGTCGGCCCATGTGGAGACGGTAGCAACGCTCGAAAAGTGA
- a CDS encoding TlyA family RNA methyltransferase, which translates to MSQDTQMTIRLDQLLLNRGLVASRARARDAIQRGTVKVDGRTVTKPAAPFAQSVTLTIDDPAQDYVSRAALKLVAALDHFGLDPSEQTCLDVGASTGGFTEVLLKRGAAHVVAVDVGHGQIHPRVAEDPRVTNIEGLNARSMTRDDIGERAITFIVSDVSFISLKLALPPALGLAEPGACCILLVKPQFEAGRDAISKAGLLKDAESAPAVAAELERWLVEDMGWRSLGLIPSPIAGGDGNSEFLLAGRKP; encoded by the coding sequence ATGTCCCAAGATACACAGATGACGATCCGCCTCGATCAATTGCTCCTGAACAGGGGCCTGGTGGCGAGCCGCGCCCGAGCCCGCGACGCGATCCAGCGGGGAACCGTGAAGGTTGACGGCCGCACGGTGACCAAGCCGGCCGCGCCCTTCGCGCAAAGCGTTACGCTCACAATAGACGATCCGGCGCAGGATTATGTCTCGCGTGCGGCACTGAAACTGGTCGCCGCGCTCGATCATTTCGGCCTCGATCCATCGGAGCAGACCTGTCTCGACGTCGGGGCCTCGACCGGCGGCTTTACCGAGGTGTTGCTGAAGCGCGGCGCCGCGCATGTGGTTGCCGTCGACGTCGGTCACGGACAGATACATCCGCGCGTCGCCGAGGACCCGCGAGTGACGAACATCGAAGGCCTGAACGCCAGGTCGATGACGCGCGACGACATCGGTGAGCGCGCCATCACTTTCATCGTCTCGGACGTCTCTTTCATCTCGCTGAAGCTGGCGCTGCCGCCCGCCCTCGGGCTGGCGGAACCCGGTGCCTGCTGCATCCTGCTCGTCAAGCCGCAGTTCGAGGCCGGTCGCGACGCGATCAGCAAGGCCGGGCTGCTCAAGGATGCCGAGAGCGCTCCGGCGGTGGCAGCCGAACTCGAGCGATGGCTTGTCGAGGACATGGGCTGGCGGAGCCTCGGCCTGATCCCCTCGCCCATCGCCGGAGGTGACGGCAACAGCGAGTTTCTTCTGGCGGGGCGCAAACCATGA
- the dxs gene encoding 1-deoxy-D-xylulose-5-phosphate synthase — MPATPLLDKVKYPDDLKKIDDRDLPQLAAELRAEMVDAVSRTGGHLGAGLGVVELTIAIHKIFDTPHDRLIFDVGHQCYPHKILTGRRDRIRTLRQEDGLSGFTRRAESEYDPFGAAHSSTSISAGLGMAVAAELDGKTRNVIAVIGDGAMSAGMAFEALNNAGALDARLIVILNDNDMSIAPPTGAMSAYLARLASGRTYMGIREVGKKLTAYLGKTVDRAITRAVEHARGYVTGGTLFEEMGFYHIGPIDGHSFDHLLPVLRNVRDNAKGPVLIHVVTQKGKGYPPAEAAADKYHGVNKFDVITGAQAKAKPNAPAYTSVFADALTQEASLDDKIVAITAAMPSGTGLDKFASVHPSRCFDVGIAEQHAVTFAAGLAAEGYKPFAALYSTFLQRAYDQVVHDVAIQALPVRFPIDRAGFVGADGPTHAGSFDTTYLATLPGFVVMAAADEAELKHMVRTAAAYDEGPISFRYPRGEGVGVELPERGEILAIGKGRIVKQGNKVALLSFGTRLADCLLAAEDLDAAGLSTTVADARFAKPLDHDLIRQLARHHEVLITIEEGAVGGFASHVLQFLAEEGLIDGGLKVRPMVMPDIWMEQAKPEAMYARAGLDRAGIVSTVFKALGQKHSVGLGAAG; from the coding sequence ATGCCGGCGACCCCCCTGCTCGACAAGGTCAAATATCCCGACGATCTGAAGAAGATCGACGACAGGGACCTGCCGCAGCTGGCGGCCGAATTGCGGGCCGAGATGGTCGATGCCGTATCGCGCACCGGGGGGCATCTGGGCGCCGGCCTCGGCGTCGTCGAACTGACGATCGCCATCCACAAGATCTTCGACACGCCGCATGACCGTTTGATCTTCGATGTCGGACACCAGTGCTATCCGCACAAGATCCTGACCGGCCGGCGCGATCGCATCCGCACATTGCGCCAGGAAGACGGGCTTTCCGGCTTCACGCGGCGGGCGGAAAGCGAATACGACCCCTTCGGCGCCGCACATTCCTCCACCTCGATCTCGGCCGGTCTCGGCATGGCCGTCGCCGCCGAACTCGACGGAAAGACCCGCAATGTGATCGCGGTGATCGGCGACGGCGCGATGTCGGCAGGGATGGCCTTCGAAGCGCTAAACAATGCCGGTGCGCTCGATGCGCGCCTCATCGTCATTCTCAACGACAACGACATGTCGATCGCACCGCCGACCGGCGCGATGAGCGCCTATCTGGCGCGGCTCGCCTCCGGACGGACCTATATGGGCATTCGCGAGGTCGGCAAGAAGCTCACCGCCTATCTCGGCAAGACCGTCGACCGGGCGATCACCCGCGCGGTGGAGCATGCCCGGGGCTACGTCACGGGCGGCACGCTCTTCGAGGAGATGGGTTTCTATCATATCGGCCCGATCGACGGGCACTCCTTCGACCACCTGCTTCCTGTCCTGCGCAACGTTCGCGACAATGCGAAAGGCCCGGTCCTGATCCATGTGGTCACGCAGAAGGGCAAGGGCTATCCGCCGGCCGAGGCCGCGGCCGACAAGTATCACGGCGTCAACAAATTCGACGTGATTACCGGGGCTCAGGCGAAAGCGAAACCCAACGCCCCCGCCTACACCTCCGTCTTCGCGGACGCACTCACGCAGGAGGCGAGCCTCGACGACAAGATCGTGGCGATCACTGCCGCCATGCCGTCCGGGACGGGCCTCGACAAGTTCGCGTCGGTGCATCCCTCGCGCTGTTTCGATGTCGGCATAGCCGAGCAGCATGCCGTGACCTTCGCGGCCGGCCTCGCGGCGGAGGGATACAAGCCCTTTGCGGCGCTTTATTCCACCTTCCTGCAGCGCGCCTATGACCAGGTTGTCCACGACGTGGCCATCCAGGCTCTGCCGGTCCGTTTTCCGATCGACCGCGCCGGCTTCGTCGGCGCCGACGGGCCGACTCATGCCGGCTCGTTCGATACGACCTATCTGGCGACACTGCCGGGCTTCGTCGTCATGGCGGCGGCCGACGAGGCGGAACTGAAGCACATGGTGCGCACCGCCGCGGCCTACGACGAAGGTCCGATTTCGTTCCGCTATCCGCGCGGCGAAGGCGTCGGCGTCGAGTTGCCGGAGCGCGGCGAGATCCTTGCGATCGGCAAGGGCCGGATCGTCAAGCAGGGGAACAAGGTGGCGCTGCTTTCGTTCGGCACACGGCTCGCCGACTGTCTGCTGGCGGCGGAAGACCTGGATGCCGCCGGCCTCTCCACGACCGTCGCCGACGCCCGCTTCGCCAAGCCGCTCGATCATGATCTGATCCGCCAGCTTGCCCGCCATCACGAGGTGCTGATCACCATCGAGGAAGGGGCCGTCGGCGGTTTCGCAAGCCACGTGCTGCAGTTCCTGGCGGAAGAGGGCCTCATCGACGGCGGCCTCAAAGTGCGCCCGATGGTCATGCCCGACATTTGGATGGAGCAGGCAAAACCGGAAGCGATGTACGCCCGTGCCGGCCTCGACCGTGCCGGCATCGTTTCAACCGTCTTCAAGGCGCTCGGCCAGAAGCACAGCGTCGGCCTCGGCGCCGCCGGCTGA
- a CDS encoding pirin family protein has translation MSFFPGPDPLAGDKPACDAIEHLIIPRTSDIGGLQVRRALPTAKRRLVGPFIFFDRMGPALLRAGQAIDVRPHPHIGLSTVTYLFDGEIKHRDSLGTEMVIRPGDVNLMTAGRGIVHSERSPENQRGHERSLSGLQTWLALPDAMEEIDPVFAHTEERMLPHLFDGGVRARVVIGQFEGAASPVSTFTDTIYVDLMIEPGKSAPFAANWEERALYILSGEAIIAGDHFDNDQLLVFRPGDEITITAGPAGCHVMLFGGAALGSPRHIWWNFVSSSRERIDKAKEEWRTGRFDIVPGDEEEFIPLPAS, from the coding sequence ATGTCCTTCTTTCCCGGTCCCGATCCGCTCGCCGGCGACAAGCCCGCCTGCGACGCTATCGAGCATCTGATCATCCCACGTACCAGCGATATCGGCGGCCTGCAGGTCAGGCGGGCGCTGCCGACTGCAAAACGCCGGCTCGTCGGCCCTTTCATCTTCTTCGACCGGATGGGCCCGGCGCTGCTGCGTGCGGGCCAGGCGATCGACGTTCGTCCGCATCCGCATATCGGCCTTTCGACCGTCACCTATCTCTTCGATGGCGAGATCAAGCATCGCGACAGCCTCGGCACCGAAATGGTCATCCGCCCGGGCGACGTGAACCTCATGACCGCCGGGCGCGGCATCGTGCATTCGGAGCGCTCGCCGGAAAACCAGCGCGGGCACGAACGCTCGCTTTCGGGCCTGCAGACCTGGCTGGCGCTGCCCGACGCCATGGAGGAGATCGATCCGGTCTTCGCCCATACCGAGGAGCGTATGCTGCCGCATCTTTTCGACGGCGGGGTTCGCGCGCGCGTCGTCATCGGCCAGTTCGAGGGGGCGGCTTCGCCAGTCTCCACCTTTACCGATACGATCTATGTCGACCTGATGATCGAGCCAGGCAAGAGCGCGCCTTTTGCGGCCAACTGGGAAGAGCGGGCGCTTTACATCCTTTCCGGCGAAGCGATCATCGCCGGCGACCATTTCGACAACGATCAGCTCCTCGTCTTTCGTCCCGGCGACGAAATCACCATCACCGCAGGGCCTGCAGGCTGTCATGTGATGCTCTTCGGCGGGGCGGCGCTCGGCTCGCCGCGGCATATCTGGTGGAACTTCGTTTCCTCCTCCAGGGAGCGGATCGACAAGGCAAAGGAAGAATGGCGCACGGGACGCTTTGATATCGTGCCGGGAGACGAGGAAGAGTTCATACCTTTGCCCGCAAGCTGA
- a CDS encoding exodeoxyribonuclease VII small subunit — MNSNAQPDVSALSFEQAVEELERIVSALERGDVALDKSIEIYERGEALKKHCEALLKAAEDRIEKIRLDRAGRPQGVEPLDAE, encoded by the coding sequence ATGAACAGCAATGCGCAACCGGACGTTTCCGCCCTCTCCTTCGAGCAGGCCGTCGAGGAATTGGAACGTATCGTTTCGGCGCTTGAACGCGGCGACGTCGCACTCGACAAATCGATCGAGATCTACGAGCGTGGCGAGGCCCTGAAGAAGCACTGCGAGGCCCTGTTGAAGGCGGCAGAGGATCGTATCGAAAAGATCCGCCTCGACCGCGCCGGCCGGCCGCAGGGCGTCGAGCCGCTGGACGCGGAGTAG